In Ipomoea triloba cultivar NCNSP0323 chromosome 15, ASM357664v1, one genomic interval encodes:
- the LOC116005522 gene encoding UDP-N-acetylglucosamine transporter UGNT1, with protein sequence MASNSMKNPALLPLTTADSAPADRSTEEKLFKGSAMTKRGAYAAISYMSCAVLLVLFNKAALSSYNFPSASVITLCQMICSCCFLYMLRRWKLISFHLGEAPTASDNSKTFVPLKTVIDTLPLAVTYLLYMLVTMESVRGVNVPMYTTLRRTTVVFTMIVEYILAKQRYTRPVVGSVALIVFGAFVAGSRDLSFDLYGYLLVFLANVTTAIYLATIARIGKSSGLNSFGLMWCNGIVCGPALLVWTFIRGDLMMTFNFPSLLSPGFLVVMLLSCILAFFLNYSIFLNTTLNSALTQTICGNLKDLFTISLGWVIFGGLPFDMLNVIGQLLGFIGSGLYAYYKLIGK encoded by the exons ATGGCTTCGAATTCGATGAAGAACCCTGCGCTACTGCCGTTGACGACCGCCGATTCTGCGCCGGCGGATAGATCGACGGAGGAGAAACTTTTCAAAGGATCGGCGATGACCAAGCGCGGAGCTTACGCTGCCATCTCTTACATGTCCTGTGCTG TTCTTCTAGTGTTGTTCAACAAAGCAGCTCTTTCTTCATACAATTTCCCATCTGCAAGTGTGATTACACTATGTCAG ATGATATGTTCATGTTGCTTTCTCTACATGTTACGACGCTGGAAactgatttcttttcatttgGGTGAAGCCCCAACAGCATCTGATAATTCTAAAACATTTGTACCTTTAAAGACAGTGATTGATACCCTACCTTTGGCTGTGACCTATCTCCTGTATATG CTAGTCACTATGGAGTCTGTTCGGGGAGTAAATGTACCAATGTATACAACTCTCAGGAGGACAACTGTCGTTTTCACTATGATAGTGGAGTATATTCTTGCAAAGCAGAGGTATACACGGCCTGTTGTCGGAAG TGTGGCATTGATTGTGTTCGGTGCATTTGTTGCGGGATCTCGGGACTTATCATTCGACTTGTATGGTTATCTTCTTGTTTTCTTAGCCAACGTCACAACCGCCATATATCTCGCAACTATAGCTCGGATTG GAAAATCAAGTGGGCTTAATAGCTTTGGCCTTATGTGGTGCAATG GGATTGTTTGTGGGCCTGCTTTACTTGTCTGGACATTTATTAGGGGTGACTTGATGATGACCTTTAATTTTCCATCTTTGCTTTCACCTGGTTTCCTG GTTGTAATGCTTCTCTCTTGCATTTTGGCCTTCTTCTTGAATTACAGTATATTCCTGAACACCACTCTAAATTCAGCGCTTACACAGACAATTTGTGGAAATTTAAAG GATCTTTTCACCATTTCACTTGGCTGGGTGATCTTTGGGGGTCTTCCATTTGATATG TTGAATGTCATCGGGCAGCTTCTCGGTTTCATCGGCTCTGGTCTATATGCCTACTACAAGCTTATAGGAAAATGA